In bacterium, a single genomic region encodes these proteins:
- a CDS encoding S9 family peptidase has protein sequence MNKNIFPFIVSCIAFATAVSAAQTPTRWTPELMITCKRVGDTAVSPDGKLIAYTISSPMTEGENSEFLTHIRVVSVDGRLSYQFTHGDVSCTDPSFSPDGNYLAFESRRGSDGKNQVWLLRLSGGDAEQLTSAETGVNSYAWSPDGTRIACTMDNPDTGDEAKAKKEKRDMKVRDKDFKFSHLYTITVEAGPDGKRKMQRLTSGDFHVTTFDWSPDGKTIVFGHQPTPSPDDWLSTDISSVPADSGAVKKLVSWKGADRFPLYSPDGKWIAFASDGGEPNWALISDVYLIPAQGGEPRRLSPTPDRSFTYYGRFIGWSADSGEIYVQEANHTYWSLFAIPANGGKTRLVSTTPGTYTGTSMSRNGAVMAFVFQTSELPPDIYVTDAKTFNPRKLTDIHAGYPKLPMGRTEVITWKARDGLEIEGLLTYPVNYVKGRRCPLILNVHGGPHSFFSQRFTGEGSTYPIQAFAQEGYAILRPNPRGSSGYGRDFRYANMNDWGFGDFEDLMAGVDKVIEMGIAHPDSLCVTGWSYGGYMTSAVVTKTKRFKAAVMGAGLPDLISFTGTSDIASFIPNYFGGEPWDQEETYIKHSPQFHVKGVMTPTLILHGEQDRRVPLSQGEEFYNALKRQSCKTEMVVYPRQPHGLQEPKFIVDAGERIIEWFNGNLGK, from the coding sequence ATGAACAAAAACATTTTCCCGTTTATCGTGTCATGTATCGCGTTCGCAACCGCTGTTTCAGCCGCACAAACGCCGACACGCTGGACACCCGAGCTCATGATAACCTGCAAACGTGTCGGCGACACGGCTGTTTCGCCGGACGGTAAACTCATCGCCTACACGATATCCTCGCCGATGACGGAAGGTGAAAATTCGGAATTTCTCACCCACATCCGGGTCGTTTCCGTGGATGGCAGGCTCAGCTACCAGTTCACGCATGGTGATGTATCGTGCACCGACCCGTCATTTTCACCGGACGGGAACTACCTTGCATTCGAATCGAGAAGGGGCAGCGACGGCAAGAACCAGGTCTGGCTCCTCCGTCTGAGCGGCGGGGATGCCGAACAGCTCACCTCGGCGGAAACCGGTGTGAACTCGTATGCCTGGTCGCCGGACGGAACCCGTATCGCCTGCACCATGGACAATCCCGACACCGGGGATGAAGCGAAAGCTAAAAAAGAGAAACGCGACATGAAGGTTCGAGACAAAGACTTCAAGTTCTCTCATCTCTATACGATCACGGTCGAAGCCGGGCCGGACGGGAAGCGGAAGATGCAGCGCCTCACATCGGGCGATTTCCATGTCACGACCTTCGACTGGTCACCGGACGGGAAAACAATCGTTTTCGGTCATCAGCCGACGCCATCGCCCGACGACTGGCTCTCCACCGACATTTCATCCGTTCCCGCCGACAGCGGCGCGGTGAAAAAGCTCGTGTCATGGAAGGGCGCCGACCGGTTCCCGCTTTATTCACCCGACGGGAAATGGATTGCGTTCGCCTCGGACGGCGGCGAACCGAACTGGGCGCTCATCTCGGATGTCTACCTTATACCCGCGCAGGGCGGCGAACCCCGTCGCCTGTCACCGACTCCCGACCGGAGCTTCACCTACTACGGCCGGTTCATCGGCTGGTCGGCGGACAGCGGAGAAATCTACGTCCAGGAAGCGAACCACACCTACTGGAGCCTGTTCGCGATTCCGGCGAACGGCGGCAAAACACGCCTTGTCAGCACCACGCCGGGAACATATACCGGGACATCCATGAGCAGGAACGGCGCGGTCATGGCATTCGTGTTTCAGACATCCGAGCTGCCGCCGGATATTTATGTAACCGATGCGAAAACATTCAATCCGCGGAAACTGACCGACATCCATGCCGGATACCCGAAACTCCCCATGGGCAGAACCGAGGTTATCACCTGGAAAGCCCGTGACGGCCTCGAGATCGAGGGCCTGCTCACCTATCCGGTCAACTATGTAAAGGGGCGGCGCTGCCCGCTCATCCTCAACGTTCACGGCGGTCCGCACAGCTTCTTCAGTCAGCGGTTCACCGGCGAGGGCTCGACATACCCGATCCAGGCATTCGCGCAGGAAGGTTACGCCATCCTCCGCCCGAACCCGCGCGGGAGCAGCGGCTACGGCAGGGACTTCCGCTATGCCAACATGAACGACTGGGGTTTCGGCGACTTCGAGGACCTCATGGCGGGAGTCGATAAAGTTATCGAGATGGGGATTGCCCATCCCGACAGCCTCTGTGTCACGGGCTGGAGCTACGGCGGCTACATGACATCGGCGGTCGTGACGAAGACGAAGCGTTTCAAAGCCGCGGTCATGGGCGCAGGGCTGCCCGACCTTATCAGCTTCACCGGAACTTCCGACATCGCGAGCTTTATCCCCAATTACTTCGGCGGGGAGCCATGGGATCAGGAAGAAACCTACATCAAGCACTCGCCCCAGTTCCACGTCAAGGGCGTGATGACCCCGACGCTCATCCTCCACGGCGAACAGGACAGGCGCGTGCCCCTGTCACAGGGCGAGGAGTTCTACAACGCCCTCAAACGGCAGAGCTGCAAGACCGAGATGGTGGTTTACCCGAGACAGCCGCACGGTCTCCAGGAGCCGAAGTTCATCGTGGACGCGGGCGAGCGGATAATCGAATGGTTCAACGGGAATCTGGGGAAATGA
- a CDS encoding ABC transporter permease, which produces MQLEENIHVSFSELLQRKFRSFLSMLGVIFGVAAVIAMLSVGEGAKQSAIAKYKELGVNNIIIRDKNLSDEGLEETRAKFSQGLSIADANAIREIIPSVLDVAPQTEKDTEAKYEDKSGKASIIGITPNIKNILNYSAEKGIFINEDHYDRKLKVCVLGSSIAKQLFPFEEPIGKSIKVEDQWLEVIGVMRNKSLFTETVGELASRDLNNDIYIPLTTFNSRFIKENELESEIKQITIRAENSQCLFEVAAVIKNLLIRRHFENDDYSIIIPYELLKQEEKERRIYNFLLGSIAAISLLVGGIGIMNIMLATVMERTREIGIKRAIGARKKDILTQFLTEAMIISITGGFIGVFFGLSISLSISLVTDVNTNVTVYSVFISFFVSVIVGIISGFLPAKKASELEPIEALRYE; this is translated from the coding sequence GTGCAATTAGAAGAAAACATACACGTTTCTTTCAGCGAATTACTCCAGCGTAAATTCAGATCGTTTCTTTCGATGCTGGGCGTTATCTTCGGTGTTGCAGCCGTCATCGCCATGTTATCGGTGGGTGAGGGCGCAAAGCAGTCAGCCATCGCCAAGTATAAGGAACTGGGTGTAAATAACATCATTATCAGAGATAAGAACCTCAGCGATGAGGGTTTGGAAGAAACACGCGCAAAGTTCTCTCAGGGATTATCGATTGCCGATGCGAATGCGATCAGGGAAATCATCCCTTCGGTGCTTGATGTCGCACCGCAAACGGAGAAAGATACGGAAGCGAAATACGAGGACAAATCCGGCAAGGCAAGCATTATCGGTATTACCCCCAATATCAAGAACATACTGAATTATTCTGCGGAAAAAGGCATATTCATCAATGAAGATCATTACGACCGGAAGCTCAAGGTATGCGTTCTGGGATCGTCGATAGCCAAACAGTTATTCCCCTTCGAGGAGCCGATTGGTAAAAGCATAAAAGTGGAAGATCAATGGCTTGAAGTTATCGGTGTCATGCGAAACAAATCGTTATTCACCGAAACGGTGGGCGAGCTGGCTTCCAGAGACCTCAATAACGACATCTATATTCCCCTGACGACTTTTAACAGTCGGTTCATAAAAGAAAATGAACTGGAGAGCGAAATTAAACAGATAACGATCAGAGCTGAAAACTCACAATGTTTATTCGAAGTTGCGGCCGTTATTAAAAATCTTTTGATCCGTCGCCATTTTGAAAATGACGATTACAGCATCATTATTCCGTATGAACTGTTGAAACAGGAAGAAAAAGAACGCCGGATTTATAATTTTTTGCTGGGTTCCATTGCAGCGATATCGTTGCTGGTGGGCGGTATCGGCATCATGAATATCATGCTGGCGACGGTTATGGAAAGAACGCGGGAGATCGGTATTAAAAGAGCAATCGGCGCCAGGAAAAAAGATATTTTGACTCAGTTTCTCACGGAAGCGATGATTATCAGTATTACGGGCGGTTTTATAGGTGTATTTTTTGGATTATCGATCTCGTTATCCATATCGCTTGTGACCGATGTCAATACCAATGTCACCGTATATTCCGTTTTTATTTCCTTCTTTGTTTCTGTTATCGTTGGAATTATTTCCGGATTTCTGCCCGCAAAAAAGGCATCCGAACTGGAGCCTATCGAAGCGCTCCGGTATGAATAG
- a CDS encoding HlyD family efflux transporter periplasmic adaptor subunit yields the protein MRIRFKSLVKNLVSMVLSSQQPSRDDDGLHAPDSGTSLRFVVGRVKTMLRNRPLKIILPVMVFLTVCIVLWLFGGSAKDVRNYKINKGEFIATLNETGELEAVNSRIVSIPYIGWKYGWQMKLVELVEHGTQVSMGDSIAQIDRDGVLKFLVEQQNRLETEQANLNKLIVQHKSTVKALETELASSRAVLNLNKIQLDKYEFESEKKKEIKKLEYERELIRYNKAEKNYQLTQVVLENELKIQKIKIFQLENDINDAYTALTQLTIRSPLNGMMQLLENRRTNQTVKVGDELYQGGQFACVPDMSRMKVKSTVNETDIGKIQLNAKVMVRLDAFPSIPFEGTIIEIGRLSYKKDEKSRTKVFDFVVMLDKSDPILKPGMTVRCEIFIAQLDDVLYVSNDCIMKEKMKYYIFTGEKEDYEKCEIDIGPRNNEYTVIYGDFTKGQSVIPLSEVALNESAQKGI from the coding sequence ATGAGAATAAGATTTAAAAGCCTGGTGAAAAACCTGGTAAGCATGGTTTTAAGCTCTCAGCAGCCGTCACGGGATGATGACGGTTTGCATGCCCCTGACAGCGGTACCTCATTACGTTTCGTTGTCGGACGTGTGAAAACAATGCTTCGGAACCGCCCTCTTAAAATCATACTGCCTGTTATGGTTTTTCTGACAGTTTGTATTGTATTGTGGCTTTTTGGCGGATCGGCAAAAGATGTGCGGAATTATAAGATCAATAAAGGTGAATTTATTGCAACACTCAATGAAACCGGAGAGTTGGAAGCGGTAAATTCCCGCATTGTTTCTATTCCGTATATTGGATGGAAATATGGCTGGCAGATGAAACTTGTGGAACTTGTGGAACATGGCACCCAGGTTTCCATGGGTGATTCAATAGCCCAGATAGATAGGGATGGTGTGCTGAAATTTCTTGTCGAACAGCAGAACAGACTGGAAACCGAACAGGCCAATCTCAATAAGCTGATCGTACAGCATAAAAGCACCGTGAAAGCACTGGAAACAGAGCTTGCTTCAAGCAGGGCCGTTTTAAATCTCAACAAAATACAATTGGATAAGTATGAATTTGAATCGGAAAAAAAGAAAGAGATCAAAAAACTCGAATACGAAAGAGAACTTATAAGATATAACAAAGCGGAAAAAAACTACCAGCTGACACAGGTTGTTCTTGAAAACGAATTGAAAATTCAGAAAATAAAAATATTTCAGCTGGAAAATGATATAAATGACGCGTACACCGCATTGACACAGCTGACGATACGAAGTCCGCTGAACGGGATGATGCAGCTCCTTGAAAACAGGAGAACCAATCAGACGGTAAAAGTGGGCGATGAATTATATCAGGGCGGACAATTTGCCTGTGTCCCGGATATGAGCCGGATGAAAGTGAAATCTACGGTGAATGAAACGGATATCGGCAAAATACAATTGAATGCAAAAGTAATGGTCCGGCTCGATGCTTTTCCATCAATCCCCTTCGAAGGTACAATCATCGAGATCGGCAGGCTGAGTTATAAAAAAGATGAAAAATCACGAACGAAAGTGTTCGATTTTGTCGTTATGCTGGACAAATCCGACCCAATATTGAAGCCCGGCATGACTGTCAGATGCGAGATTTTTATCGCTCAGCTCGATGACGTTTTATATGTTTCAAACGACTGCATCATGAAGGAAAAGATGAAATACTATATTTTTACCGGGGAAAAAGAGGATTACGAAAAATGCGAGATCGACATAGGACCCCGCAACAATGAATACACCGTCATTTATGGAGATTTCACAAAAGGTCAGAGTGTAATACCGTTGAGTGAAGTGGCATTGAATGAATCTGCGCAGAAAGGTATATGA
- a CDS encoding HlyD family efflux transporter periplasmic adaptor subunit: protein MKKLLFISFLLFVCCSPKTKSSVQTYKAKKGEFHINVVETGEVQATRSINISSPAMSWRFGALKITKIIDDGTEVAEGDTVIVFDPSEVQKAIIDANAELEIAKAELEKQKAVQDSKIQELEADLKVFEISHQISQIELELTTYESDVKKKEIRLTLEQAKISLDKAQDEIENQKNIHKEEQHQSELKIKQLVSNLAEANVTLKNLVIISRSAGVAIIRKNWSTGNKCQVGDQVWSGMPLIDLPDLRELKTETEINEVDISKIKLNQKVDIQLDAFSDTVYTGKVIEIAALAKYKDEEKKSKVKIFPVRILIEGTSKNLMPGITVSCKIIVDTIDNVLFIPLEAIIKDQNKDFVYLKNGDSYKKTEVKVGVANNDFIIVEKGLEEGDVIALSDPFIDVNKKKMNNNENKI, encoded by the coding sequence ATGAAAAAATTACTGTTCATTTCGTTTTTACTCTTTGTATGCTGCAGCCCTAAAACAAAAAGCAGCGTTCAGACATACAAGGCGAAAAAGGGCGAGTTTCATATCAACGTCGTCGAAACCGGAGAAGTACAGGCAACGAGATCGATCAATATTTCCTCTCCTGCGATGTCGTGGAGATTCGGTGCCTTGAAAATTACGAAAATTATCGACGACGGCACGGAGGTTGCGGAAGGAGATACGGTTATTGTATTCGATCCGTCGGAAGTTCAGAAAGCGATTATAGACGCCAATGCCGAGCTCGAAATTGCCAAAGCTGAGCTCGAGAAACAGAAAGCCGTACAGGATTCGAAAATACAGGAGCTGGAAGCGGATTTGAAGGTTTTTGAAATATCTCATCAGATATCTCAGATCGAGCTGGAGCTCACAACATACGAATCAGATGTTAAAAAGAAAGAGATCAGGCTCACTTTGGAACAGGCGAAAATTTCTCTTGATAAGGCACAAGATGAAATCGAGAACCAGAAGAACATACATAAGGAGGAACAGCATCAGTCCGAATTGAAAATCAAACAGCTGGTGAGTAATTTAGCGGAGGCGAATGTAACATTAAAGAATTTGGTGATAATCAGTCGAAGCGCCGGTGTCGCAATTATTCGTAAAAACTGGAGTACCGGCAATAAATGTCAGGTTGGCGATCAGGTCTGGTCGGGAATGCCGTTGATCGATCTGCCGGACCTTCGGGAATTGAAAACAGAGACGGAAATCAACGAGGTTGATATTTCAAAAATCAAACTGAACCAGAAGGTCGATATTCAATTGGATGCCTTTTCGGATACCGTATATACCGGTAAAGTGATAGAAATCGCCGCACTGGCAAAGTATAAGGATGAAGAAAAAAAATCGAAAGTTAAAATCTTTCCGGTAAGAATACTGATCGAAGGAACCTCAAAAAATTTAATGCCCGGAATAACGGTGAGCTGCAAAATCATTGTCGATACAATCGACAATGTCCTGTTCATACCCCTGGAAGCGATAATCAAAGACCAGAATAAAGATTTTGTCTATTTGAAAAACGGCGATTCGTATAAAAAAACCGAAGTGAAAGTCGGGGTGGCGAATAATGACTTTATTATTGTTGAAAAAGGATTGGAAGAGGGGGATGTAATTGCCTTGTCCGATCCTTTTATCGATGTGAATAAAAAGAAAATGAATAACAATGAGAATAAGATTTAA
- a CDS encoding efflux RND transporter periplasmic adaptor subunit, giving the protein MTRINGIYFFLALLLFFLYVSCSSRNRSNTFIRHQVKRTEFVNKITTSGIIEATKTYSVTCPGIWTDATITYLIHEGTYVDEGDTVCILQASELKNSYDEAVKNLENAKAEYNKSVADLNLQYLLLESQVKTIESSAEISRLDSSKIAFTSRAQRELIELKIEKAEVEKEKIQKKLEFLKVINTSELKKMEMKIKQAENNVARQKEQLDKLVLTSTTAGMVTYAMSWTTGNKIREGDIVWGNLPIISIPDMSSMTIKLTVNETHFKQIEKDQIVNIRIDAFPEIMLTGKITKKTPMGKPIKKDSKVNFFEVFASIDSTHFKIQPGLSVTCDVIIESIPDTLVVPLLAVFGRDSLKVVYISEGEKFLRQTVKVACNSDNYAVIAEGLKGNEEIILAEPPENLLLMKDK; this is encoded by the coding sequence ATGACGCGAATTAACGGTATATATTTTTTTCTGGCCCTTTTACTCTTTTTTCTGTATGTGTCCTGTTCTTCGAGGAATCGGAGTAATACTTTCATCAGACATCAGGTCAAAAGAACGGAATTTGTCAATAAAATAACCACTTCCGGAATTATTGAAGCGACTAAAACATATTCGGTCACATGCCCCGGAATCTGGACCGATGCAACCATTACATATTTGATTCACGAAGGAACATATGTTGATGAAGGAGACACGGTCTGTATTCTTCAGGCCAGCGAACTGAAAAATAGCTATGATGAAGCCGTCAAAAACCTTGAAAATGCGAAAGCGGAATATAATAAGTCTGTCGCCGATCTCAATCTGCAGTACCTGCTTCTGGAATCTCAGGTCAAAACGATAGAATCATCCGCCGAAATCTCCCGTCTGGACTCCTCCAAGATTGCCTTCACTTCACGGGCACAGCGAGAATTGATTGAGCTGAAAATCGAAAAAGCCGAAGTCGAGAAAGAAAAAATTCAGAAAAAGCTTGAATTTTTGAAGGTTATCAACACATCCGAATTGAAGAAAATGGAAATGAAAATAAAACAGGCGGAAAACAATGTCGCCCGTCAGAAAGAGCAGCTCGATAAACTGGTGCTTACATCGACGACTGCCGGTATGGTGACGTATGCAATGTCATGGACCACCGGTAATAAAATCAGAGAAGGCGATATCGTATGGGGTAATCTGCCCATAATAAGCATCCCGGATATGTCTTCGATGACGATAAAATTAACGGTAAATGAAACCCATTTTAAACAGATTGAAAAGGATCAGATCGTCAATATAAGAATAGATGCCTTTCCCGAAATAATGCTGACAGGGAAAATAACGAAAAAAACACCCATGGGAAAACCGATAAAGAAAGATTCCAAAGTGAACTTTTTCGAGGTGTTTGCTTCGATCGACAGCACTCATTTTAAAATACAGCCGGGATTGTCCGTAACCTGTGATGTCATCATAGAATCGATTCCCGATACGCTCGTTGTGCCTTTACTGGCGGTTTTTGGAAGAGACAGCCTGAAAGTCGTGTATATTTCCGAGGGTGAAAAATTCCTGAGACAGACGGTAAAAGTAGCGTGTAACAGCGATAATTATGCGGTTATCGCGGAGGGATTGAAGGGAAATGAGGAAATAATATTAGCCGAACCTCCTGAAAATTTACTACTGATGAAAGATAAATAA
- a CDS encoding L-lactate permease, with product MSIGIQALLAFSPILAAAVLLVGFRWPAKHAMPAVYVIAALIALTAWGMSFDLVAASAIQGLVITFDLLFIIFGAILLLNTLKHSGAVTAIRSGFTSISSDRRVQVVIIAWLFGSFLEGAAGFGTPAAIASPLMVALGFPAMAAVMIGMMIQSTAVTFGAVGTPILIGVRGGLENPEINTQLAAAGINMDSYLSIIASRSAVFHAIAGTLIPLFMVMMLTRFYGRNKSWTEGLSITPFALFGGLAFTVPYVLTGVFIGPEFPSLLGSLIGLAIVTFAAKKGFLVPKDTWDFAPSDQWDPEWMGAIKINLDSQTGKTMPTWLAWCPYVLAALFLVITRLPQLHVGAALKTVTFKWAGILGTNITASSQPLYLPGTILITVVCITFFLHRMDFGELRAAVSESSRILLGTGFVLIFTVPMVRIYMNSGTNTAGLLSMPVAMAQWVAVNVGSIWPLFAPSIGALGAFIAGSNTVSNLMFSLFQHSVAERLMIPGAMVVALQAVGAAAGNMIAIHNVVAASATVGLLGQEGATLRKTILPTLYYVTLVGIMGLIAIYVLHISDPVAALKG from the coding sequence ATGAGCATTGGTATTCAGGCGCTGCTCGCATTTTCGCCGATACTCGCCGCCGCGGTTCTGCTCGTCGGCTTCCGCTGGCCTGCAAAGCATGCCATGCCCGCCGTCTATGTCATAGCCGCCCTCATAGCCCTGACCGCATGGGGGATGTCGTTCGATCTCGTTGCGGCATCGGCCATCCAGGGGCTTGTCATCACTTTTGACCTGCTCTTTATCATCTTCGGCGCCATTTTGCTCCTGAATACCCTCAAACACTCCGGCGCGGTAACCGCCATCCGCTCCGGCTTCACGAGCATCAGCTCCGACCGCCGTGTCCAGGTGGTCATCATCGCCTGGCTGTTCGGATCGTTTCTCGAGGGCGCCGCAGGATTCGGCACACCGGCGGCTATTGCCTCTCCGCTCATGGTGGCGCTCGGTTTCCCGGCCATGGCGGCGGTCATGATCGGCATGATGATCCAGAGCACGGCGGTCACTTTCGGCGCGGTCGGCACTCCGATACTCATCGGTGTCCGGGGTGGACTCGAAAATCCCGAAATCAATACCCAGCTCGCCGCCGCGGGAATCAACATGGACAGCTACCTCAGCATCATCGCGAGCAGATCCGCAGTATTCCATGCCATCGCAGGCACCCTGATTCCGCTCTTCATGGTCATGATGCTCACCCGCTTCTACGGCCGTAACAAATCATGGACAGAGGGACTCTCGATTACGCCGTTCGCCCTGTTCGGCGGGCTCGCGTTCACCGTACCCTACGTTCTCACCGGCGTATTCATCGGCCCGGAATTCCCCTCGCTCCTCGGTTCGCTCATCGGCCTGGCAATCGTGACTTTCGCGGCAAAGAAGGGATTCCTCGTGCCGAAAGACACCTGGGATTTCGCCCCCTCCGACCAGTGGGACCCCGAATGGATGGGCGCTATCAAAATCAATCTCGACAGCCAGACCGGCAAAACGATGCCGACATGGCTCGCGTGGTGTCCCTATGTGCTCGCCGCTCTCTTCCTTGTTATCACCCGTCTGCCGCAGCTTCATGTGGGAGCGGCCCTGAAAACGGTGACCTTCAAATGGGCGGGCATCTTAGGCACGAATATCACGGCATCCTCGCAGCCGTTATACCTGCCCGGAACGATTCTCATAACCGTCGTCTGCATCACGTTCTTCCTCCACCGTATGGACTTCGGCGAGCTGCGGGCGGCGGTCAGCGAATCGAGCAGAATTCTCCTCGGCACCGGATTTGTCCTCATTTTCACCGTGCCGATGGTGCGTATCTACATGAACTCGGGGACGAACACCGCCGGCCTGCTCAGCATGCCGGTCGCCATGGCGCAGTGGGTTGCCGTCAACGTCGGGAGCATCTGGCCGCTGTTCGCGCCATCAATCGGGGCGCTCGGGGCATTTATCGCGGGGAGTAATACGGTGAGTAATCTCATGTTCAGCCTGTTCCAGCACAGTGTCGCCGAACGTCTCATGATACCGGGAGCGATGGTTGTGGCCCTCCAGGCTGTGGGCGCCGCCGCGGGGAACATGATCGCTATCCACAATGTCGTCGCCGCATCAGCGACAGTCGGGCTTCTGGGACAGGAGGGGGCAACGCTCAGAAAAACGATTCTTCCAACCCTGTACTATGTCACCCTCGTCGGGATCATGGGGCTTATCGCCATCTATGTGCTCCATATCAGCGACCCGGTTGCAGCGCTCAAGGGATAA
- a CDS encoding transposase, translating into MVFDPRIHHRRSIRLAGYDYTANGAYFVTMCSYGRECLFGGITDSSMILNDAGRMVKAVWDGIPSHYSGVEADAFIIMPNHVHAIIVLVGTVPLNRSVGVAPCGYPFEDRNLPVGAAPCGCPDDDLPEVMGNHGGIAPTGSALSLPDIVHRFKTMTTKRYADGMKLMGWPPFHGRLWQRNYYEHIIRDETEWNRIREYIETNPARWEMDRENPDGNI; encoded by the coding sequence GTGGTATTCGATCCACGGATACATCATCGACGGTCGATCCGTCTTGCGGGTTACGATTACACCGCAAACGGCGCATATTTTGTAACGATGTGCTCGTACGGCCGGGAGTGCCTGTTCGGCGGGATTACGGACAGCTCGATGATATTGAACGATGCCGGGCGAATGGTGAAAGCGGTTTGGGACGGGATTCCGTCGCATTATTCTGGGGTCGAGGCCGATGCGTTTATTATCATGCCCAATCACGTTCATGCAATCATTGTGCTTGTCGGGACAGTTCCTCTTAATCGTTCTGTTGGGGTAGCCCCCTGTGGCTACCCTTTTGAAGACCGTAACCTCCCTGTTGGGGCAGCCCCCTGTGGCTGCCCAGACGATGATTTGCCGGAGGTAATGGGCAACCACGGTGGGATTGCCCCTACGGGGTCTGCGTTGTCGTTGCCGGATATCGTTCACCGGTTCAAAACGATGACGACGAAACGGTATGCTGATGGTATGAAATTGATGGGATGGCCGCCGTTTCATGGACGGTTGTGGCAGCGCAATTATTATGAGCATATCATCCGGGACGAGACCGAATGGAATCGAATCCGGGAATATATCGAAACGAATCCGGCCCGATGGGAAATGGATCGTGAAAATCCTGATGGCAATATTTAA
- a CDS encoding GrpB family protein — METLQEKINRVLKDEIALKPYDPRWPYLFGEEKKHLLSCLPARLIRRIEHFGSTAIPGLVAKPIIDMLVEVTSLEETREVVPPILEAQGYDYFWRPTWGDDVPPFYAWFIRRDSGGIRTHHIHMVEGHFEHWDRLLFRDYLIEHPKVAEEYGNLKIKLSEGHRNDRVAYTKGKTEFIERVTEEARQYYKRIRPTSRENAV, encoded by the coding sequence ATGGAAACACTACAGGAAAAAATCAATCGTGTGCTGAAGGATGAAATAGCTCTCAAGCCTTATGATCCCCGATGGCCGTATCTGTTCGGGGAGGAGAAAAAACATCTCCTGTCCTGCCTCCCCGCTCGATTGATCAGGCGGATCGAACACTTCGGCAGCACAGCCATCCCGGGCCTTGTCGCGAAACCGATCATCGACATGCTGGTCGAAGTGACTTCGCTTGAGGAAACCAGGGAAGTCGTGCCGCCCATTCTTGAGGCCCAGGGATACGATTACTTCTGGAGGCCGACATGGGGGGACGATGTACCGCCTTTCTATGCATGGTTTATCAGGCGTGATTCGGGCGGAATCAGAACACACCACATCCACATGGTCGAGGGTCATTTTGAACACTGGGACCGGCTTCTTTTTCGTGACTACCTTATTGAGCATCCCAAAGTTGCGGAGGAGTATGGAAATCTGAAGATAAAGCTCTCGGAAGGCCACCGTAATGACCGGGTGGCATATACAAAAGGCAAAACGGAGTTTATCGAACGCGTAACAGAAGAAGCCAGGCAATATTATAAAAGGATCCGGCCAACGAGTCGAGAAAATGCCGTATAA